Proteins from a genomic interval of Corynebacterium deserti GIMN1.010:
- the ppgK gene encoding polyphosphate--glucose phosphotransferase, protein MTQTGFGIDIGGSGIKGAVVDMETGEFIGERIKIATPKPATPEAVAEVVAEIVAQAEWDGPVGITLPSVVRGQIALSAANIDKSWIGTDVHELFDRHLGGREITVLNDADAAGIAEATFGNPAAREGAVILLTLGTGIGSAFLIDGVLFPNTELGHLIVDGDEAEHLASAAVKESEDLSWKKWTKRLNAVLEEYEKLFSPSVFIIGGGISRKHEKWLPLVEIDTDVVPAELRNRAGIVGAAMAVAKHLAP, encoded by the coding sequence ATGACTCAAACTGGATTTGGAATTGATATCGGTGGTTCTGGCATCAAAGGCGCCGTAGTGGACATGGAAACCGGTGAGTTCATCGGTGAGCGCATAAAAATCGCTACCCCTAAACCAGCTACACCTGAAGCTGTCGCCGAAGTCGTGGCTGAGATTGTCGCGCAAGCAGAGTGGGACGGCCCCGTCGGCATCACCCTCCCTTCCGTGGTGCGCGGGCAGATTGCGCTGTCGGCCGCAAATATTGATAAATCCTGGATCGGCACCGACGTGCACGAACTTTTTGACCGCCACCTTGGTGGGCGGGAAATAACCGTGCTTAACGACGCCGACGCTGCCGGCATTGCGGAAGCCACCTTCGGAAACCCGGCCGCACGCGAGGGCGCAGTTATTTTGCTCACGCTCGGCACAGGCATTGGTTCTGCCTTCCTCATCGATGGTGTGCTGTTCCCTAACACTGAGCTCGGCCACCTCATCGTCGACGGCGACGAAGCCGAACATCTCGCCTCCGCTGCGGTGAAGGAAAGCGAAGACCTGTCGTGGAAGAAATGGACCAAACGCCTCAACGCAGTGCTGGAGGAGTATGAAAAACTTTTCTCCCCGTCGGTGTTCATCATCGGTGGTGGCATTTCCCGCAAACACGAAAAATGGTTACCGCTAGTTGAGATCGACACCGACGTTGTGCCCGCTGAACTGCGAAACCGCGCAGGAATCGTGGGGGCAGCAATGGCTGTGGCAAAGCACCTCGCACCGTAA
- a CDS encoding RNA polymerase sigma factor gives MVENNVAKKTVAKKTARKTARKAAPRVATPLGATDASPVTPAKSIDGSVADAVDAPDVVETVDTAETAAPARRTAAKKTAKKTAKKTAKKTARKAPAKKAAPKVEAVKAAPETANDDDASVDGDDEVDILSNDQDFDGDEDFVDGLGEEDEEEDGVEPLGEEDDEEEDDGSSVWDEDESATLRQARKDAELTASADSVRAYLKQIGKVALLNAEQEVSLAKRIEAGLYATHRMEEMEEAFAAGDKDAKLTPAVKRDLRAIARDGRKAKNHLLEANLRLVVSLAKRYTGRGMAFLDLIQEGNLGLIRAVEKFDYSKGYKFSTYATWWIRQAITRAMADQARTIRIPVHMVEVINKLGRIQRELLQELGREPTPQELSKEMDISEEKVLEIQQYAREPISLDQTIGDEGDSQLGDFIEDSEAVVAVDAVSFTLLQDQLQDVLETLSEREAGVVKLRFGLTDGMPRTLDEIGQVYGVTRERIRQIESKTMSKLRHPSRSQVLRDYLD, from the coding sequence ATGGTAGAAAACAACGTAGCTAAAAAGACGGTCGCTAAGAAGACCGCACGCAAAACCGCACGCAAGGCAGCCCCGCGCGTCGCAACCCCACTGGGAGCCACTGACGCTTCCCCAGTCACCCCTGCGAAAAGCATCGATGGCTCGGTTGCGGATGCCGTGGACGCTCCTGATGTTGTGGAAACTGTAGATACTGCAGAAACCGCTGCTCCTGCCCGGAGGACTGCTGCTAAAAAGACAGCCAAGAAGACGGCGAAGAAAACCGCCAAGAAGACTGCCCGAAAGGCGCCTGCGAAGAAGGCTGCCCCCAAGGTAGAAGCTGTCAAGGCTGCACCTGAGACCGCTAACGATGACGACGCATCTGTTGATGGCGACGATGAAGTAGATATCCTCTCTAACGATCAGGACTTCGACGGCGACGAAGACTTTGTTGACGGCCTCGGCGAAGAAGACGAAGAAGAAGACGGCGTTGAACCTCTCGGCGAAGAAGACGATGAGGAAGAAGACGACGGCTCTTCAGTGTGGGATGAGGACGAGTCCGCAACCCTGCGCCAGGCACGTAAAGATGCCGAGCTCACCGCATCTGCGGACTCCGTGCGTGCCTATCTCAAGCAGATCGGTAAAGTTGCACTGCTTAACGCTGAGCAGGAAGTCTCCTTGGCAAAGCGCATCGAAGCTGGTCTCTACGCCACCCACCGCATGGAGGAAATGGAAGAGGCGTTTGCTGCAGGTGACAAAGATGCCAAGCTGACTCCCGCTGTTAAGCGTGATCTCCGCGCCATCGCCCGCGATGGCCGCAAGGCTAAGAACCACCTGCTAGAAGCCAACCTTCGTCTGGTTGTGTCCTTGGCTAAGCGCTACACCGGCCGTGGCATGGCGTTTTTGGATCTTATCCAGGAAGGCAACCTTGGTCTGATCCGCGCCGTGGAGAAGTTCGACTACTCCAAGGGTTACAAGTTCTCCACCTACGCTACCTGGTGGATCCGTCAGGCGATTACCCGCGCCATGGCTGACCAGGCTCGTACCATCCGTATCCCAGTCCACATGGTGGAAGTGATCAACAAGCTTGGCCGCATTCAGCGTGAATTGCTCCAGGAACTCGGCCGCGAACCCACCCCACAGGAACTGTCCAAGGAAATGGACATCTCCGAGGAAAAGGTTCTGGAAATCCAGCAGTATGCTCGTGAGCCTATTTCCCTTGACCAGACCATCGGTGATGAAGGCGATAGCCAGCTCGGTGACTTCATCGAAGACTCCGAGGCTGTCGTAGCTGTCGATGCCGTGTCCTTCACCCTCCTCCAGGACCAGCTCCAAGACGTGCTGGAAACCCTCTCCGAGCGCGAAGCTGGCGTGGTCAAACTGCGCTTTGGCCTGACAGACGGAATGCCACGCACTTTAGACGAAATCGGTCAGGTCTACGGTGTCACCCGTGAGCGTATCCGCCAGATTGAGTCCAAGACGATGTCTAAGCTGCGCCACCCATCCCGTTCCCAGGTGCTGCGCGACTACCTCGACTAA
- a CDS encoding DUF418 domain-containing protein, translated as MANESQKPRETTRAVVHSRSAHSKSAQKSRILAPDIARGTALLGIALANVSTAWLPSPPGAPAGQLGGIVHESVFEQIYAVFAAMFIHVRGLPMFSTLLGYGVGMVVYSLWRRQYPETAARGVILRRYGFLAIFGIIHLAFLFWGDIMFFYGVAGMLFALIMTAKDKVLWWIAGILATVYVVFMIGGYVVLPIVSDFSWEGESVDFSFTFATWGEYFGFSLLMVPAQFAAVIVEVFMLGPVMIVGYLAARHRVLSRVDEFRKELWIATGIFIAIAVCVGLPWGLAEIGVLPQESASMFYNLNQGVGALTGPGIVAAIALMVQPVQRKLDRGEITSLPWPLRMLAALGARSMSGYVGQSIIFLLFTQAFTLGIGQNSGILGSAAVAIVVWLVTLLIAYGLDLAGKRGPFETMHRYAAYGKKGLQDPYQPKQLPSSGYTPIPDASPLNQQSTKPRDTHPNR; from the coding sequence ATGGCGAATGAATCTCAGAAGCCACGAGAAACGACCCGCGCAGTCGTGCACAGCAGATCCGCGCACAGTAAATCCGCGCAAAAGTCGAGGATCCTCGCACCCGATATTGCCCGCGGCACGGCGCTGCTGGGAATCGCCTTGGCCAATGTGTCTACGGCATGGCTTCCAAGCCCTCCAGGTGCGCCGGCAGGTCAGCTAGGAGGTATCGTCCATGAGTCTGTGTTTGAACAGATTTATGCCGTATTTGCTGCAATGTTTATTCACGTCCGTGGCCTGCCCATGTTTTCTACTCTGTTGGGGTACGGCGTGGGCATGGTTGTCTACAGCTTGTGGCGTCGCCAATATCCCGAGACCGCAGCGAGGGGAGTGATCCTTCGCAGATACGGGTTCCTAGCCATCTTTGGCATAATCCACTTGGCGTTCCTGTTCTGGGGTGACATCATGTTTTTCTATGGTGTTGCAGGCATGCTCTTTGCACTGATCATGACGGCCAAAGATAAGGTGCTGTGGTGGATCGCAGGCATTTTGGCCACTGTGTATGTGGTTTTTATGATCGGCGGCTACGTGGTGTTGCCGATAGTCTCCGATTTTTCCTGGGAGGGAGAATCAGTCGACTTCAGTTTCACGTTTGCAACGTGGGGTGAATACTTTGGCTTTAGCTTGCTCATGGTGCCGGCTCAATTCGCCGCTGTCATCGTGGAGGTTTTCATGCTGGGGCCGGTCATGATCGTCGGTTACTTGGCAGCACGCCACAGGGTGTTGTCCCGAGTAGATGAGTTCCGCAAAGAACTGTGGATTGCTACCGGCATCTTTATTGCGATTGCGGTGTGCGTCGGTTTGCCGTGGGGATTGGCGGAAATCGGAGTCCTGCCACAGGAATCAGCATCGATGTTTTATAACCTCAACCAAGGTGTGGGCGCATTGACAGGTCCAGGCATCGTTGCAGCGATCGCTTTGATGGTGCAGCCTGTGCAACGCAAGCTCGATCGCGGTGAGATCACGTCCTTGCCCTGGCCTCTGCGGATGTTGGCGGCGTTGGGCGCTCGGTCTATGAGTGGATATGTGGGGCAGTCCATCATCTTCCTCCTCTTTACCCAGGCCTTCACCTTAGGAATTGGCCAAAATTCTGGCATCTTGGGCAGCGCTGCCGTGGCTATCGTAGTGTGGTTGGTCACGCTCCTTATTGCCTATGGGCTTGATCTTGCAGGCAAGCGCGGACCCTTTGAGACGATGCACCGCTATGCCGCCTACGGCAAGAAGGGTCTTCAAGATCCTTATCAGCCTAAGCAACTCCCATCATCTGGGTATACACCTATTCCCGATGCCAGTCCGTTAAATCAACAGTCCACCAAGCCTAGAGATACCCATCCAAATCGTTAG
- a CDS encoding DUF4190 domain-containing protein translates to MTTPNNPFGADNHPSNDGYGGGDQYGQPYGQSFDQNYSQGYQQDPFGGQYSGGFENSPLNATTNKAASWALGLGIASIVFVLAAITGIGALLTLLSPFVAIAGIIVAIVALVKARKITGPGKRTGFAVTGLILSILTLIAVIALVAFTAVLIGSSGIGDCASLTDPAAQQQCVEDVVNSFQ, encoded by the coding sequence ATGACCACCCCCAACAATCCTTTTGGAGCTGACAATCACCCGTCCAATGACGGATACGGCGGGGGAGACCAATACGGTCAGCCTTATGGACAATCCTTTGACCAGAATTACAGCCAGGGCTACCAACAAGATCCGTTTGGCGGACAGTATTCCGGCGGCTTCGAGAACTCCCCGCTTAACGCCACCACCAATAAGGCAGCAAGCTGGGCACTGGGACTAGGAATTGCTTCCATCGTTTTTGTTTTGGCCGCGATCACCGGTATCGGCGCGTTGTTGACCCTTCTATCACCCTTCGTGGCCATCGCCGGCATCATCGTGGCCATCGTTGCGCTGGTGAAGGCACGCAAGATTACTGGGCCTGGGAAGCGCACCGGCTTTGCCGTCACTGGCCTCATCTTGTCCATCCTTACGCTGATCGCTGTTATCGCTTTGGTTGCCTTTACCGCCGTGCTGATCGGAAGCTCTGGCATCGGCGACTGTGCATCCTTGACTGATCCAGCAGCACAACAGCAATGTGTTGAAGACGTTGTCAACAGTTTTCAATAA
- a CDS encoding DEAD/DEAH box helicase: MSSNLRAWQRAALDKFLTEKPRDFLAVATPGAGKTTFALRVATELKADRTVDRIIVVVPTEHLKVQWSQAAARVGLALDPEFKNSGSINPAYDGICVTYAQVSMHPFKHYQLAMARRTLVILDEIHHGGDAKSWGDGISQAYRDAEHRLALTGTPFRSDDSQIPFVRYTEDGEGHMVSSSDHTYGYAEALADGVVRPVVFLAYSGEARWRDSAGEEYAARLGEPLNAEQTAKAWRTALDPKGDWIPAVLSAAHTRLMQLRQNIPDAGGLVIASDTKTARAYAKILGTLSSTPVAVILSDEAGASERIDEFSASTDEWMVAVRMVSEGVDVPRLAVGVYATSASTPLFFAQAIGRFVRSRMPGETASVFLPSVPVLLELAEKLEVSRDHVLGKPHRPKEGWDDDLLQQANKKESEPDDLPKYESLGAEAELDSLIYDGSTYGTGTFSGSAEEADYLGLPGLLDADQMRELLRKRQEEQLDAREAEERRHKELEKQKQREAEIHEKPVQEVASDEIPRLRKELNTLVSITSGRTGRPHGAIHTEVRKQCGGPPTALCTADQLRARIEYLRKW; encoded by the coding sequence GTGAGTTCAAATCTAAGAGCATGGCAGCGCGCAGCTCTAGATAAATTCCTGACTGAAAAACCTCGTGATTTCCTCGCCGTGGCAACCCCCGGCGCAGGTAAAACCACGTTTGCGTTGCGCGTGGCCACGGAGTTAAAAGCTGATCGCACTGTCGACCGCATCATCGTTGTCGTCCCCACCGAACACCTGAAAGTGCAGTGGTCTCAAGCTGCCGCGCGTGTAGGTCTTGCCCTTGATCCAGAGTTCAAGAACTCGGGCAGTATTAACCCTGCATACGACGGTATTTGTGTCACCTACGCTCAGGTGTCGATGCACCCGTTTAAGCACTACCAGCTGGCGATGGCACGTCGCACGCTGGTAATTTTGGACGAGATCCACCACGGTGGTGACGCCAAGAGCTGGGGCGATGGCATCAGCCAGGCGTATCGAGATGCCGAACACCGCCTTGCACTTACGGGTACGCCGTTTCGTTCCGACGACTCGCAGATTCCCTTTGTGCGCTACACCGAAGACGGTGAAGGACACATGGTGTCCTCGTCTGATCACACCTACGGTTATGCCGAAGCACTCGCCGACGGCGTTGTCCGTCCCGTCGTATTCCTCGCCTACTCCGGTGAAGCCAGGTGGCGTGACAGCGCGGGTGAAGAATATGCGGCGCGTCTGGGTGAGCCACTGAATGCGGAGCAAACTGCCAAAGCTTGGCGCACCGCACTTGATCCGAAAGGTGACTGGATTCCCGCGGTGCTCTCTGCTGCGCACACTCGGTTGATGCAGCTGCGCCAAAACATCCCGGATGCCGGTGGTCTCGTCATTGCCTCTGATACCAAAACGGCGCGAGCTTACGCCAAGATATTGGGCACCTTGTCGTCGACTCCGGTCGCCGTGATTTTGTCTGATGAAGCTGGCGCTTCCGAGCGTATTGATGAGTTTTCCGCGTCCACCGATGAGTGGATGGTGGCTGTGCGCATGGTGTCCGAAGGCGTGGACGTGCCTCGACTCGCCGTTGGTGTGTATGCCACCTCGGCATCGACACCACTGTTTTTCGCGCAGGCCATTGGCCGTTTCGTGCGTTCACGCATGCCGGGTGAAACCGCGTCAGTATTCTTGCCGTCTGTTCCTGTGCTGTTGGAATTGGCAGAAAAGCTCGAAGTATCCCGCGACCACGTATTGGGAAAGCCACATCGCCCCAAAGAAGGCTGGGACGATGATCTGCTTCAGCAGGCAAACAAGAAAGAATCCGAACCGGATGATCTGCCCAAGTACGAATCACTGGGTGCAGAAGCCGAGCTGGATTCCCTCATCTACGACGGTTCCACCTACGGCACTGGAACATTTTCGGGTTCCGCTGAGGAAGCAGACTACCTGGGACTTCCCGGCCTGTTGGATGCTGACCAAATGCGAGAGCTTTTACGCAAGCGCCAGGAAGAGCAGTTGGATGCGCGCGAGGCAGAGGAACGACGCCACAAAGAACTGGAAAAGCAGAAGCAGCGCGAAGCAGAAATACACGAAAAGCCAGTGCAAGAAGTAGCCAGCGATGAGATCCCTCGTTTACGCAAGGAGCTCAATACGTTGGTCTCTATTACTTCTGGACGAACCGGACGACCTCACGGCGCAATTCACACGGAAGTCCGCAAGCAATGTGGCGGTCCTCCCACTGCACTGTGTACGGCGGATCAGTTGCGTGCTCGCATTGAGTATTTGCGTAAGTGGTAG
- a CDS encoding DUF3039 domain-containing protein: protein MRTTTKTIERPDVREDNATSDDTPKFFHYVKKDQIVESAVSGRMVVALCGETFPVTKQAKPGSPVCPDCERIFKGLRRK, encoded by the coding sequence GTGAGAACTACAACGAAGACTATTGAACGCCCCGATGTCAGGGAAGATAACGCGACAAGCGACGACACCCCCAAGTTCTTCCACTACGTGAAGAAGGACCAAATCGTGGAGTCTGCCGTTAGTGGTCGTATGGTGGTAGCCCTGTGCGGTGAGACTTTCCCTGTTACCAAACAAGCTAAGCCTGGTTCACCTGTGTGCCCAGACTGCGAGAGAATTTTTAAGGGTCTGCGTAGGAAGTGA
- a CDS encoding DUF3099 domain-containing protein, giving the protein MNQRKHRQNRSSGESENSPKKPFNRIFHRNEVLLITDKKRTPMQDLRRRRRIYNVIQAARIPLLVLAGLSWVMWHVWPVAAVLFIISIPLPWVAVVIANGHGEPRDPREMRVYKPGLVREMNEQARLAAQNSAQLENTTTRETSTEIDVYRSFDGIIIDADEDTNKDQGTHGTN; this is encoded by the coding sequence ATGAATCAGCGGAAACACCGACAAAACCGGTCGTCCGGCGAGTCGGAAAATTCGCCCAAGAAGCCCTTCAACCGAATTTTTCACCGGAATGAAGTTCTCCTCATTACCGATAAAAAGCGCACACCAATGCAGGATTTGCGCAGGCGCCGCCGGATTTACAACGTGATCCAGGCCGCGCGTATCCCGCTTCTCGTGTTGGCAGGTTTGTCGTGGGTGATGTGGCATGTGTGGCCGGTTGCGGCCGTATTGTTTATCATCTCAATTCCACTGCCCTGGGTTGCTGTCGTCATCGCCAACGGTCACGGTGAGCCACGCGATCCCCGCGAGATGCGGGTGTATAAGCCAGGCTTGGTTCGAGAGATGAATGAGCAAGCTCGGCTTGCAGCCCAGAACTCTGCGCAGCTTGAGAACACCACGACGCGCGAGACATCAACAGAAATTGACGTTTATCGCAGCTTTGATGGAATCATCATTGATGCTGACGAAGATACAAACAAAGATCAAGGCACTCATGGCACCAACTAG
- a CDS encoding DUF7782 domain-containing protein gives MAPTRTPLADIAPELKNLFRRIGYTTTGINNALGPEFTQAMHAGQPAAVRFHLDSLPDSDLNFALRALVLREEVRVDKLAGLLGDKALKTLVDASLVALHDDVVRVLIDIRPQLIAGRQQWVFSDADASMTQHLPGPDHVLGVGAASLSLLQATPATPTGSVLDLGTGSGIQVLGQAGIAKSITATDVHPRALDFAEATLAGSDIPAELLQGSWFEPVAGRTFDRIIANPPFVVGPPEIGHVYRDSGMDLDGATALVVKEACTHLNPGGSAHLLGAWVHSKDQSWQQRVAEWIPDTGYVAWIIERDAVNPAQYVGTWLKDESLDLRSSEAAERTTAWLRHFDNANVTGVGFGFIAIQRLGDDEADAKSDILAESMTQYFEDPLGPEVEEYFARNAWLREQTRDTILSARYKVRPGLAREEVSLADAEEGMGFSPVALRLTRTDGPRWSHDVDSHVAAIVAGLNPDGLPFEEILEMYAMSQGLDGQDLHNGAIAAVVDLIRHGLVLPAELVS, from the coding sequence ATGGCACCAACTAGAACCCCGCTCGCAGACATCGCACCGGAACTTAAAAACCTCTTCCGCCGCATCGGCTACACCACCACAGGCATCAACAATGCGCTCGGCCCGGAGTTCACCCAGGCCATGCATGCCGGTCAGCCGGCGGCGGTTCGCTTTCACCTCGACTCGCTGCCAGACAGCGACCTGAACTTCGCCCTGCGGGCGCTGGTGCTGCGCGAGGAGGTGCGCGTCGATAAGCTTGCGGGGTTGCTGGGCGACAAGGCGCTAAAAACGCTTGTCGACGCCTCCTTGGTGGCTCTCCACGATGATGTCGTCCGCGTACTCATTGATATTCGTCCGCAATTGATTGCTGGTCGTCAGCAGTGGGTGTTCTCAGATGCTGATGCGTCGATGACTCAGCATCTGCCCGGCCCTGATCACGTGTTGGGGGTGGGTGCTGCGAGTTTGTCATTGTTGCAGGCAACTCCTGCAACACCAACCGGTTCTGTCTTGGACTTGGGTACTGGTTCTGGCATTCAGGTGTTGGGCCAGGCAGGAATCGCAAAATCCATTACCGCAACCGACGTACATCCGCGTGCGTTGGACTTTGCTGAGGCTACGCTGGCGGGCTCTGATATTCCGGCTGAACTGCTTCAAGGCAGCTGGTTTGAGCCTGTTGCTGGCCGCACATTTGACCGTATTATTGCCAATCCGCCGTTTGTGGTGGGTCCACCGGAAATTGGGCATGTTTACCGCGATTCCGGCATGGACCTCGACGGCGCGACCGCACTTGTTGTGAAGGAAGCCTGCACACATCTTAATCCTGGTGGCAGTGCACACCTGCTAGGTGCGTGGGTACACAGCAAGGATCAATCCTGGCAACAGCGTGTTGCCGAATGGATTCCCGACACCGGTTACGTCGCGTGGATCATCGAACGCGACGCCGTTAACCCAGCTCAGTACGTGGGCACGTGGCTTAAAGATGAATCCCTTGATCTACGCAGCTCGGAGGCAGCAGAGCGCACCACCGCGTGGCTTCGTCACTTCGACAACGCCAACGTCACCGGTGTGGGCTTTGGATTTATCGCTATCCAACGTCTTGGCGACGATGAAGCAGACGCCAAATCCGACATTCTCGCTGAATCCATGACGCAATACTTCGAGGACCCGTTGGGACCTGAGGTTGAAGAATACTTCGCCCGCAATGCCTGGCTGAGGGAACAAACCCGCGACACAATTTTAAGCGCTCGGTACAAAGTCCGTCCCGGGCTTGCTCGAGAAGAAGTCAGCCTCGCCGATGCCGAAGAAGGAATGGGCTTTAGCCCCGTTGCGCTCCGACTCACCCGCACTGACGGACCTCGCTGGTCCCACGATGTTGACTCCCACGTAGCCGCTATCGTTGCAGGTCTCAACCCCGACGGTCTCCCCTTCGAGGAGATCCTGGAGATGTACGCCATGTCCCAGGGGCTGGACGGCCAAGACCTACACAATGGCGCGATCGCTGCTGTTGTTGATCTCATTCGCCATGGGCTCGTTCTGCCTGCCGAGTTGGTGTCATGA
- the dtd gene encoding D-aminoacyl-tRNA deacylase: MKAVLTRVSSASVTVNDEVVGSIDCPDTGGILALVGVGVADTDDAWETMVRKIAELRILDGERSVSDVGAPVLLVSQFTLHGRTAKGRRPSWSDAAPGDVAEPIMNKIAHGLRQRGIDVSEGRFGAMMKVTSVNEGPFTVLVEC, encoded by the coding sequence ATGAAAGCCGTATTAACTCGCGTGAGCTCAGCAAGTGTCACCGTTAATGATGAGGTTGTCGGCTCCATCGATTGCCCAGACACTGGTGGCATTTTGGCGCTGGTGGGTGTCGGTGTTGCCGATACGGATGATGCGTGGGAAACCATGGTTCGAAAAATTGCTGAGCTCCGCATCTTGGACGGCGAACGATCCGTCTCCGACGTGGGTGCTCCAGTGCTGCTTGTTAGCCAATTCACCCTGCATGGTCGCACCGCAAAAGGTCGCCGTCCGTCGTGGTCCGATGCAGCCCCAGGTGATGTCGCCGAACCCATCATGAACAAAATTGCTCACGGATTACGCCAACGCGGAATCGACGTTTCCGAAGGCCGATTCGGCGCCATGATGAAGGTCACATCCGTGAATGAGGGTCCATTTACCGTTCTCGTCGAATGCTAA
- a CDS encoding sigma-70 family RNA polymerase sigma factor, giving the protein MTAPSTQDLAATDREVDPGSRRGQTNDNPSQDLVRVYLNGIGKTALLTAEDEVELAQTIEVGLYAEHLLKNSEEPLTRAMKRDLKVLVKDGKKARSHLLEANLRLVVSLAKRYTGRGMPLLDLIQEGNLGLIRAMEKFDYSKGFKFSTYATWWIRQAITRGMADQSRTIRLPVHLVEQVNKLSRIKREMYQHLGREATNEELAEESGIEESKIEMLLRQSRDPVSLDMPVGADEEAPLGDFIEDSEATDAESAVVASMRHSDIRSVLNTLEPREQDVIRLRYGLDDGVPRTLDQIGRRFGLSRERVRQIEREVMSKLRDGERASRLREYAQ; this is encoded by the coding sequence ATGACAGCACCGTCCACGCAGGATCTCGCAGCGACTGATCGTGAGGTAGATCCCGGCAGCAGAAGGGGCCAAACCAACGATAATCCCTCGCAGGACCTTGTTCGCGTTTACCTCAACGGCATCGGCAAGACCGCCCTGTTGACCGCAGAGGACGAAGTTGAGCTCGCACAGACTATTGAAGTTGGCCTATATGCAGAGCACCTTCTGAAAAACTCCGAGGAACCACTCACCCGCGCCATGAAGCGCGACCTTAAAGTATTGGTGAAGGACGGTAAGAAAGCCCGTTCCCACCTTCTTGAAGCCAACCTCCGCCTCGTTGTATCCCTGGCAAAGCGCTACACCGGCCGTGGCATGCCACTGCTGGACCTCATCCAGGAAGGCAACCTAGGACTGATCCGCGCCATGGAGAAGTTTGATTACTCCAAGGGCTTTAAGTTCTCCACCTACGCAACCTGGTGGATCCGCCAGGCCATTACCCGTGGCATGGCTGATCAGTCCCGCACGATCCGCCTCCCAGTCCACCTCGTGGAGCAGGTAAACAAGCTCTCCCGCATCAAACGTGAGATGTACCAGCACTTAGGCCGCGAAGCCACCAACGAGGAGCTCGCTGAAGAATCCGGCATTGAAGAGTCCAAGATCGAGATGCTGCTTCGTCAATCTCGTGACCCCGTAAGTCTGGACATGCCAGTTGGTGCCGACGAGGAAGCACCACTGGGTGACTTCATCGAAGATTCCGAAGCCACCGACGCCGAGTCCGCTGTGGTCGCCTCCATGCGTCACTCCGACATCCGCTCCGTCCTCAACACCCTGGAGCCACGCGAGCAAGATGTCATTCGCCTGCGCTACGGCCTCGACGACGGTGTGCCACGCACCTTGGATCAGATCGGACGCCGCTTTGGCCTCTCCCGCGAACGCGTCCGCCAGATCGAGCGCGAAGTGATGAGCAAGCTTCGCGACGGCGAACGTGCTTCACGTCTCCGCGAATACGCACAGTAA
- a CDS encoding metal-dependent transcriptional regulator — MKDLVDTTEMYLRTIYELEEEGIIPLRARIAERLEQSGPTVSQTVARMERDGLVHVSPDRSLEMTPEGRSLAIAVMRKHRLAERLLTDIIGLDIHKVHDEACRWEHVMSDEVERRLVEVLDNVNRSPFGNPIPGLSDIGFDQEIEPDSGVRAIDLPQGQQLKARIVQLNEILQVDHEQFQALSSAGVEIGTVVDVINEQGRVTISHNGTSVELIDDLAHAVRVEKVVEKVVEKVEG, encoded by the coding sequence GTGAAGGATCTGGTCGATACCACCGAAATGTATCTGCGTACTATTTACGAGCTGGAAGAAGAAGGAATCATTCCCTTGCGTGCTCGTATCGCAGAGCGCCTCGAACAGTCCGGCCCAACTGTTAGCCAGACTGTTGCACGAATGGAGCGCGACGGACTCGTGCACGTCAGCCCAGACCGCAGCCTCGAAATGACCCCCGAAGGCCGCTCCCTAGCTATCGCCGTGATGCGTAAGCACCGCCTGGCAGAACGCCTGCTTACTGACATTATCGGTTTGGACATCCACAAAGTCCACGACGAAGCGTGTCGCTGGGAGCACGTCATGAGTGACGAAGTCGAGCGTCGCCTCGTTGAGGTCCTTGACAACGTCAACCGCTCCCCTTTCGGCAACCCCATCCCAGGTCTGTCTGACATTGGATTCGATCAGGAAATTGAGCCAGATTCCGGTGTCCGCGCCATCGACCTGCCTCAGGGCCAGCAGCTGAAGGCTCGTATTGTTCAGCTCAATGAGATCCTTCAGGTTGATCATGAACAGTTCCAGGCGCTGAGCTCTGCCGGCGTGGAAATCGGCACCGTCGTTGATGTTATCAACGAGCAAGGTCGCGTCACTATCAGCCACAATGGCACCAGCGTGGAGCTGATCGACGACCTCGCTCACGCCGTCCGCGTCGAAAAGGTTGTCGAAAAGGTTGTCGAAAAGGTTGAGGGCTAA